The Polyangium mundeleinium genome contains the following window.
ACGGGCGCGGCGCCGGACGAGGGGGGCTCTGCCGTCATCGACTGCGATCGATCTGCGCGACGTTGCCTGGCACGCCGAGGGCGACGGCGGACGTACCCATGCCCGTGAAAGGGTGATGCCAGAGCAGCGCGCCCGTGTTCACGTCCACGCAGCCGGCCTCGCCGACAGCACCAAAGAAGATCTCGTCGCCGTCGACAACGATCGAGTCTGTCGACGTCGGCACAGCCGTTCGCCATAGCACCTGGCCGGTGGTGTAAGCGAGGCAGACGAGCTCCTTGTGATAACCGAGCAGCACGCGTCCGGGCGCGAACAAGAGCCGCGCCGTGTACGGCTCGTGGTACTGCTGCTGCCATACGAGCTTGCCGGTGCGACGCTCGACCGCGATGACATACCCTCCAAAGGCGAGCACGAGCAGCGGGGCGTGGGGGTCCAGATGTCGATACATGTTTCCTCCGAGGCGGCAGGATCGCATGGTTGCAGGGGTCGCGCGAGCGATCTGACGGCGATCGAGCAACGTTGGCATCCCGGCCACGCTCTTCGGGTCATGGAAGGGCGCAGGCCGGCACCTGGATCAGGTAGCTCGCGAGGTTGCTCTCCATCGTGCTCTCCCAGGTCGATGCGAACAGCACCTTCGTGAGGTCCGGGTTGGCGACCGCCTGCGCCGAGGCGAAGTAGCCAGCGTTGCCGTAGTGGGTATGGGCGAGATTGTAGATTTTCGGGTTCGCCTGGAGCTCGACGGCGATGACCTTGTTGTAGAACCACTGCGCAGACGGGTCGCACGCTTTCGCGCCGTAGTCCTCGGCGCAGGCGTAGAACCCGACGACGGCGTAGCCAGGCTTGTTCTTGGCGGTTCCGCTGATGTGCATGGCGGCGCCCGCGTGGTTATCGCCGTAGAGGGGAAAGAGCGGCGTCGCCGTCCCACCTGCGAGCTCGACCATGACCACGTTGCCCGAATTCGCCCCGTCGTACGCGGTGTAGACGAGCACCTCGTCTCCGTCCTTCGTCATCGCGAGATCGCTGTGCTCGCTGCGGTCGTGGAGCTGCGTGTAGCTCGAAAAGTCGGTCTTGTAGGCGCGTGTCCCCAAGGGGAGCCCCCAGGAGGGCACGCAGTAGTTCCCCTTGGGGCTCGTCGAGATGTGGTCGGGCGCCTCCGTCACGGGCATGTGCCCGAGGATCTTGTCGGCCTCGAAGTCGTAGGCGAAGAGCCCATCGGGGACGAAATTGCTGGCCGCTGTGTGGCCCGCCTCCAGGCACCAGATCTTGCCGTCATCGGAGGGGCGCCCCTCCTGCTTCGTCCACATTCCGGTCGCGCCCGGGAAGAGCGCCTTCACGCGTGTCCCGAGATCTCTCGACGTGGACTTCTCGTCGCTCGCAATGTCGTAGGTCGAGATCGTGAGACCCTGACCGTACGATTCGAAGAAGTAGAGCTTGTTCGGATCTGTCGGGTGCCAGTTCGGCTCTTGGGGCTCACCGAGAGAGAGCGTCTTCAGGAAAGCCAGGGTGCCGTCCGGCTTCACCTCGTAAAGGCGCAACCACCCGTTCGAGCTGAGCATGATCGCGCGGGTCGAATCGGCATTGAAGGCGGGCCGGCGTGAGTATTCGTGGCGGACCCAGTTCGGGATGTCGTGGTCTTTGACCTGCGAGGCGTCGGTCACGCGGGCGACCTTCAGGTGGTAGTGCTCATCCTCGAAGGGGACGTTCAGCGCAGGGCGCATCGTCCCCTCGGTCGGCACCGACGTGTCGTACCCCTCGACGAGCATCACGCCGCAGGCGCCGCCGCCCGAGCCCGCGCCGCCGCCCGAGCCCGCGCCGCCGCCCGAGCCCGCGTCCCCGCCGCCCGAGCCCCCGCCTCCGCTCGAACTCGAGGCTCCGCTCGGATCTCCTCCGCTCGAACCACACCCCACCGCGGCAAGGCCAGTGATCAGAACCAATGCCAAGGTCTTCATGCCGCCGATATTACACGGAGTCGTCGCAGCACCGATATCCTTCCTCGTCGAGCCCGTGCCCGACAGAGGCTCGGCGCTATGGGGGCGACGCGCCGCGTTGCGCGAGGTTGGGGAGAGGCCACATGACCCCGGGGCTCTGTTCGACGCGTCCTCCGATGAGCTCTGCCGCACTCTCGAGAATCTCGGCTTGCGTCGACTCGGCATACCCAGCACGGCGTGCGAGATCGGCGCCCAGCGCAGCGACGAGCAAGGCGTGCGCCGCGGGCACGTTGTAGCCTGCGGCATAAAGCGGGTTGAGCTCGAGCACCACCGGCCCGCCTCCTCGAAGGAAGGCGAGATCCGCCACGTAGTTCGGCGGCAGATCCGCCGCGAGCAGGGCCGGCGCGAGAGCGCGTACGGCATCGTCGACGACCCAACGCCGGGCGGCAAGCGCGCTTTCGAGGGCATGGCGCGGCTCGTCGGCGAGGACCTCGAAAGGGCCATGATAACTCGCCATCAGCAGACGCCCGCCCAGCACCGTGAGCCGCACCTCGAAGGGGACACGAATGGCATCACGCGCGCCCGCAAGCGCTGGTAGCTCGATTCGCTCGAGATCGATGTGTTCACGTAATGCGAGGCCGCCGACGTCGAGGGCCACGCGCAGGCGGCGGATCACCTCGAAGACGGTGGCCTCGATATCCGCCTGGTTGTTCCCGAAGTAATGTTCCGGGTTGGTCGACTTGGTCGACGAATAGAAGCCTCGAACGAAGATGCCTTCGTGAGGATCGATCTCCGCATCGGAGAGAGCATTGTAGATCGCCTCGGTCAACTTGCTGCGCACAGCTGCTGGCGAGTCGATGGCCGCGGCGCACGCGTCATCCACGCGCAGAAAGGCCGTGCGCGGGGTGGGGATGCCGGCGCGCGTGAGGACCGGATAAGAACGATCGAGTCCGAGGACCCGCTCCACGTCGTCGGGAGCGTCCAGGACGCATGCTGGCTTCTGGGCGCTGACGCGATCGAAAAGGGCCCTGTAGCTCTCGCGGGGAAGCATCGGCAGGTCGATCCAGCACACGCTGCCGCGCACATCGCCAAGGGACGCGTCCAGAGCGCCTGCATGACGGACCGAGAGGTCCCAGGAACGCAACCGGGCGAGCTTGGTCCAGAAGGTGTGGCGGCGTTTGATCATGGCCACGTTGCGAGGGTCGGCGTGGATGTCAAAAGCGCGGTCGAGGTCGGAGATCAGCGTGATGCGGGGCACCGCCTCAGGTTCGCACATCCGGCGGAGGAAGTGATCGATGGTGTGCCGCACGGTCGGCACCACACGCCAAGGACCCGCGCCGGCCGGTCCGCCTCGCCGTGATCAATTCCGCCGGCGTGCGCGTCCCATTGCGTAGGCGATGCCGCTCTGGAGCGTCCCCTTGGTCACGATGGCGGCGAGGTCGAGGTCGAGATCCACGATCGCGCGCGCGAAGTCCGGGCGCATGCCCGTCAGGACGACCTCGGCGCCGATCAGGCGGAGCGCGCTCGCCGACTGCAGCAACGCGCCAGCCGCGCGCGCGTCCACGCGCTTCATCCCCGTCACGTCGATGATGACCGTGCGCGCCCTGTGCGCTTGGGCTCCGTGGAGGACCGCTTGCATCATCGCCTCGGCGCGCTGCGTGTCCATCGTCCCGATGAGGGGGAGCACGAGGATCTCCTCCATAATCGGGATGAGCGGCATCGAGAGCTCTTCGAGCCGCGCGCTTTGCATCTGGATGATCTCCTCCTGAAGCGCGGCGCGCGCCGTCTCCGCCTGCGCGCGCTCTTCGAGCTCCCGCTCCAGGCGCTCCTTGGCCGCGGAGAGCTCCTCGGTGCGGCGGGCGATTCCCTGTTCGAGGTGCTGGTTGAGCTCCCGGAGCTCGGCGCTCATCGATTGCAGCCGATCATAAAGCATCGCGTTTTCGATGGAGATGACCGCTTGCGCGCAGAGCATCTGCAAGAACTCCAGCCGCTCCTCGGCGAACGCGCCTGCGGTGCGGTTGTGTTCGAGGTACAGGACGCCGCGACAGCGGCCCTGGTGGATCAGCGCGACGGCGAGCACGCTCTGAGGAGCGGCGCTCCGCACGTGAGCGTCCGCCGCGAAACGCGGGTCGCGCGCGGCGCTCTCCAGCACGAGCGGCTCTTGCGTGCGCGCCACGTAGCGGACGATGGATTGGGCCAGATCCGCGCGCGCTTCGAGGGGGGTGTCGAGCCGAGATTCCACGAGATCCGGGCTGACCTGGAACCGGGCCTCGACGACCCACGCGCCGCCCCGATCGAGGATCAGAAAGCCACGCTCCGCGCCGGCATTGGCGAGGATGATGCGCATCAACCGCTCGATGAGCTGATCCAGGACGATCTCGCCGGAGAGCGCCTGCGCGGCGCGAACGGCGGTCGTCAGGTCGAGCAGCTTGCCGACCGTCGACCGGATCGAGAGGGTCGTCGCGCCGACCCCGACGGCAGGGGCGGGCGGGACGTCCGGCGTAGACAAGAGGGCCCTGTGTTTTCTTTCGAGCTGCGCGACCTTGATCGTGGCACCCCAGCGGAGGTAACCATAATGAGCCTCGGTCAAATAGGTGCGGGCGTTCTTCGATTGTCCCCGCCCGAGGAAGAAGAGGCCGTAGAGCTCGTTCGCGATCGCCTCGTCCTGCGTGAATCCGTGCTTCCCGGCCAGCGCGATGGCCTGCTCGTAGGCGTCCATGGCTTCGCCGGGGCGCCCTTCGAGCCTCGCGATCTCGGCCGCGACGAGGGCGTGCCGGTGCGCGGTGTTCTCCGGGCAGGCGTCCGCAAGCGAAGACAGTTTTTCCCGGTACCGGGCGAGCCGATCGAGGAGGCGCGGCCTCTCTTCGGGCTTCGCATCCGCGTGCACCGCGGCGAGCACGAGGCTCGCATAAAACGGCAGATCGGTCGGCCAGTGATGCCCCACGACGGCCCCCGCGGCCTCCTCGGCGCTCTCGATGAGCGGGAGCGCCGCGGAGGGACGGTCGTGCAGGAACAGCGTGAGGGTCTTGTAGGTGAAATAAAGGACCCGGACAAACCCCATCATGACCGGATCGAGGCCCGCGACCCACGCCGCCTCGTCGAATGTCCCGTCGTTGAAGGACGTGGGGCTCTCGGTGTCTCCCCGCATGCAGGCGATCGTCTGCTGAATCGCGAGGAGCTGTGCGCTCGACATGGGGTTCTGGATCCGCTTCAGGATGGCGCTGCTGCGGCGCGCCTCGGCGGTCACGACGTCGAGCGGATCGCCCAGCCGAAAGAGGGTCACCGGGACGAAGACACACGCGAACGAGCCATACACGAGCTCGCCCGACTGGAGGCTCAATTGCCGGGCCCGCGCGAAGTGCGGGAGCACCCCCCGCAACGGATGTGCATACCCGGCGAACGTCGCGAACGACTGGGTCACCTTGCAGAGCAGCGCCGGGTCGCCGTGCGCCTCGGCGAGCGTGAGCCCGACCTCGCCGAAGACGCGGCTTTCGGCATAACGCCCGAGCGCCCCGGCCAGATAGAATCCGTACGACACATAGGATTGAGCGGTCGGGCCGCAATGGCCACGCGTCATCCCGCGCAAGGTCTGCGTGGCGAGGACCAGCTTCCAGAACCGGATGTCGATGCAGTACGCAGGGACCAGCAGATCGGGGAGAATCCGGGCCGCCGCGAGCTCCTCGGGATCCTTCAGCTCAGGCGACGCGAGGAGCGCGCCAGAGCCCCCCTCCGTGAGGAGGCGATCGATCCGCTCGGCCTCGCGCGTCGCGGTCTCCTCCGCTTCCTCCGGGGTCCGGGGGAGGTCGACGCCGAGCAGCGCGAGGCCCGCACGCCCCGCGTCCATCGCCTCGGAGAAACGCCCGAGCGAGGTGTACATGATGGCACGCACGCCGTAGGCGTCTGCGCGCTGCCACGCGCGGCCGGCCCGCCCGAGAATGATATCGATGAGCGCGTCGGCCTGGGCGGAGCGCCCCGCCATGGCCTCGCACTCCGCCTGATCCCGGACGAGCGCGAACGACAGGTCGTCTTCGTCGACCCACCCCTCGTCGTGGATCAGGGCGACGCCCGCCGCGAGGAAGGCCGCCGCCTCGCTGTACGCGCCTTGGCCCTTCGCGGCCCGGCCGGCCTGGAGATTGAGCCGCGCGACCGCCCGCTTCTCCTCGCCGTCCTGGAGGTGAGCGGCGCCCGCATTGAGCTGGCGGGCCGCGTCGAAGAGCTCCTCGGGCCGCGCGCCCTCGCCGAGCGCACGATGGAGCCGCCGTCCAATCCGCAGGTGAACCCCGGCCCGTACCTCGGCCGAGGCCAGCGCGTACGCCGCTTGCTCGACGCGATCGTGCAGGAATCGATACCGCGCATTGATCGCGGTCTCCCCGTCCACGGCGGTGGCGTCCGAGGGATAGAAGCCGGGCGCGACGCTCGGGACCTCGCCGTCCTCCGACGTCGGCAGGAGCAGGTAGTCCTGATCCAGGGGCACGAGGAACCCCTCCCGAAGGGCGGGCCATAACGATGCGGCCACGCGGCCCGGGGGCTCGCCGGCGATTGCATGCAGCGTCGCCAGGTCGAACTCGCGGCCGATGCACGCCGCGATGGATACCATTTGCTGGGCGCGCAGATCGAGCTGCCCGAGGCGCGCGGCCATGAGATCGGCCACGTTGTCCGCGATTGGCGCCGCCGCGATCTCGGCGTCGTCCCACGTCCATTTCCCCTCGGCTCGATCCACGCGAAAGAGGCCGTCGCGATGGAGCGCGAGGAGGAGCTGCGAGAGGAAAAACGGATTGCCCCCCGTCTTGGCACCGAGCTGCCCGGCGAGCGTCCGGAGGCGCTCCGGAGCGCTCCGCGGGAGGGTGTCCCCAAGGAGCCTCACGACGCTCTCCTCGTCGAGCGGACGGATCGCGAGCTCCGTCGGAATCACGCCCTGCTTCCGGATTTCGCGCAGCGTCATTCGAAGCGGGTGTGTGTCGTCCACCTCGGTGTCCCGATAGGCTCCCATGAGCACGACGGCGCTCCCGGCCGGATCCGTCGTGAGCAGGCGCATGAGCCAGAGCGATGCGGCGTCGGCCCATTGCAGATCGTCGATGAAGAAGACGAGCATGCGTTGCGGGCCGGAGAGGGCGCGGACGAAGCTCTGCATCAGCATGCCGAGCCTGTTCTGCGCTTCGACGGGACCCGCGGGGGGGGCGGGGGGCTGAGGGCCGATGACACGCTCGAGCTCGGGAACGAGGTCGATGAGGAGCGCGCCGCCCTCGCCCAGCGCCGCGAGAAGCGCGCTCCGGCGCTCCGCGAACCGATCCGGCGGCTCGCTGAGCACGCCCTTCACGAGCTCGCGGAAAATCTGCGTGAACGCGCTGAACGGCATATCGCGGCGCAGCGCGTCGAATTTGCCGGCGACGAGCTGGCCCCCTCGAAGCGCGAGGGTGCGCTGCACTTCCTGGACGAGCACCGATTTGCCGACGCCCGCCGCGCCCGCGAGGAGGACGATCTCCGCCGCCCCGCCGCGGCTCATCCTGTCGAACGTCGAAAGGAGGGCCGCGACTTCGGTTTCGCGCCCGTAGAGCTTCTCCGGAATGGTCAGCGTATCGCGGATGTCCCTGCGCCCGAGCTCGAACGCCTCGATGTCGCCGCCGGCGTCGAGCGCCGCGACGCACCTCGAAAGATCGGCCGCGAGCGCGGCGGCTTGCTGATAACGGTCTTCCGCGGCCTTGGCGAGGAGCTTCATCACAATCGCGGACAGGACGTCCGGGATCCCCCTCCGCCGCTCGTGAGGGGGTGCAGGCACACGCGCGGCGTGGCTGTGCACGAGATCGATGGGGTCCTGCTCGTCGAACGGCGGGGCGCCGGTCAGCATCTCGTAGATCGTGGCGCCGAGGGAGTAGAGATCCGCGCGGGAGTCCACCGTGCGCCTTAGGAGGCCGGTCTGCTCGGGGGCGATATAGGAGAGCGTCCCTTCAAGGAACGCGTGACCCCCTGTGGGTGCGCTTTCGTGGGACAGGAGCGTGGCGATGCCGAAATCGATGAGCCGGACGTCGGAGGGGCGCTCCCCCACGAGGACATTGTTCGGGTTGACGTCTTTATGGATGACGCCGCGCGCATGGACGCCGTCGAGGATTCGGGCGAGCGCGAGCGCGATGTCGAGGCAGGCGCGGAGCTCGAGCGGGCCGCGTCGCAGGCGGAGAGCGAGCGATGCGCCGCCGGTGTCCTCCAGGACGAGCGCGAGGCCGGCGCCAACCCGGAGGAGCGCGTGGGCCTTGATGACGCCCGGACCCTCCAGCATGCGCAAGATGGCATGCTCGTGGCGCAGCCTGGCCAGCTCGCGCGGGTGCGGACGCTCCCCCCGCGTCACTTTGATCACGACAGGTGCGCGATCGTTGTCCCGGAGAGCACGGAAAATGGCTACCCCAGGCCCCTCGTGAATCTTATCGAGTTCGAAATAATTTGGAATGAAGAGCATGGCTTCCATGGTGTAGAGCGGTGCCCTTTTTGGCCCCCGAACGGCCCCCGAACGTTGAAGGGCGAGGGTTTCACACCGCTGAATATTCGTCAACGCCGAGTTGAACCGAAGTTTCGTGTTCGGGCGGCCCATGGAAGACAACGACGCCGGGGTCGCAAAGAATGCCGCGGTGCGCCACTTCGGTGAAACGGGAATCTAGGTCAAACAATGTCCGGACTGCGGAATTCCTATTTCGCGTGCGCCATGGACGGTGCTATCCTATCGATATCTCGCGCGCGTTGACCCTGTTGTGAATGGTGCATGACCGCGCGGGTTGTCATGCGCGTCGGCGCCTGCGGGATTGGTGTCAACATTCGATGTCATGAGGTGACCCATGTCCGGAAAAGCTCAGATCAGGCAAAAGCTCGAGATTCACGACCTCGTCGCCAGGTTCGCTGATCTCGTGAACCGCAAGGCGATGAATGAAATGCACCACCTCTTCACGCCGGATGCGGTGCTCGACATCACCGGCTTCCAGCACATCGTCGGTCGCGCCAACATCATCACGTTCCTGACCGACATCCTGAGCCTTTGGAGCGGTATCGTGCAGGCGGTCCACTCCGGCACCGTCGAGCTCGTGCCGGATACGCACCCCCAGCGGGCCACGGGGCGCTGGTACCTGACCGAATTCGGCGTGAAGGAGAGCGTCGACACCTATGTGGGCGGCGTCTACAGCGATGACTACGTGCGGACGGCGAGCGGATTCCGGTTCACCCGGCGTCGGTTCGATCTTCTTTACATGCGCGCCGGGACGACCGTCACGGCCCAGCCGTTTCCCTCCGACCTGCCCTGAAGCGCCTGGCGAGCGCCGCCATCGAGCCCTTGCGTCGCGTCATGTCGAGCGCGTTGGGCGCGGATACACGAGGGGACGCGAATTGCCTCTCGTGACGAAGCGTCGCGTGGCCAGGGAGCTCCCCCCACCATAGACAATCTGCATGAACGAACCCCCGGAAAAATCCGGGGGTTCGTTCTGTGCGTCGATCCATCGTAGAATACTGCCCGACGCTCCGCAGCGCCGAACCGTCGAAACGGGGATCACCGAAGCAGGCGCATGGGGAGTGTCCTCGGGTCGCGATCCGAGAGATTGTCATCGCCGAGGAGGCAAGGGCCGGAGCCGGGCTCCCAGCGGGAGATCTCGAGCAGGGCCGGGGGTCGTCGCGCAGGCGCTGGAGCTCGGCGGGGTGCCGGAGCAGGGTCCAGATGGGTTTCGCGATCTGGTTCATTCGTCCTGATTGACATGCCGGTCGATGCCGTCGACGATCGCCGCATGATGAAGCGTATCTTGTGCATGGGGTTGTTTATCGTGGGGCTCGTCCACTGCTCGGGGGGCGAAAACGGGGCGACGACCAGCCCCGGGGGGCAAGGGGGCGGTGCGGGGGGATCGAGCTCGAGCGCGGGCGGGAACGGAGGCATGAACGCGGGCGGCGGCGGCGCGGGAGGCGAAGGAGGCATCGTCTTCCCGAGCGGCTCCGGGGGCGGGTCGTGCACGCCGGTGAGCGCGGTCGAGACGGTGTGCGACGGCAAGGACGACGATTGCAACGGCCGTGTCGATGACGTGGATGTGGGGAAGGATGGGATCTGCGATTGCTTGCGGCTCGGCATCGTCGGCAGCCCGGGGAGTAAGCCCTCCTCGAACTTCCAGGCCTGGCTCGCGGCACGAGGCACGAGCGTGGAGCGGACGCACCAGACGCCCGCGGAGGTCTTCGACGCTGCGTTCCTCGATAAGTACGACGTCATCATCTTCGATCGGCTGGCTCGAACGTACACGGCCGAGGAAGCGAACGCCCTCACGGCGTGGGTGGAGATGCGGGGTGGGTTCGTCTCGATGACGGGATATACCGACGCGGCACCTGATTTCTACACGAACACGCTGCTCGCCCCGTTCGGGCTCGAGTACCAGCCCGGTCTGCACTCCGAGCCAGTGACGATGTTCGCGGCGCATCCGGTGACCGCGGGGCTCTCGTCGGTGACGTTCCAAGGCGGGTACCTGGTCAAGGACCTCGGCGGGAGCAGCGGCACGAGCGCGGCGATCGGGAGCATCTCGGCCGGGCCCGTGGCATTCGCGCACGAGCGGGGCAAGGGCCGGGCCGTGGTGTGGGGCGACGAGTGGATCGAGTACGACAGCGAATGGCAATCGCTGCCCGAGATCGAGCAGCTATGGGTCAACATTCTCGCGTGGATCGGACCTCAGGATAGCTGTCAGGTGACGGTGCCGAAATGACGAATGGCTCGTCACCCGCCAGGCTGTAGGTACAGTCGATCTCGGCTGCGTCAGCACCTGTGGCGTCTGCGCAAGCCGAGCGCGAGGGCGGCGATCGCGGGGAGCGCGAGGGCCGGGGAGGGGTTCGCGTCGGGGCCGGTCGAGATGCGCATAAGCCCGTGGAGATGGCCTCGCCGTCGGGGGCGGCCGGCGCGCCCCCCTGGCGCGACCTCGTCACGCGACGAGCGGCGTGGCTTGTCGCGTGATCGGCGCGTGTTACGCCGCACGATCATGTTCATGTTCACACCTTCGAGCCGCTCGACCGCCTGCGCGACGTGGTCGGCGCCTCGCGGTTCGCGTTTGGCTTCCGAGGTTCAGGAAGGCTGCGTAGCGGCGGAGGTCGAAGAGTACAGCCTTCGAAGTCGGAGGGAGGAGACTTCGATCACGGGCTCGCCGCCTTCGAAGTCGGAGGGAGGAGACTTCGATCACGGGCTCGCCGCCTTCGAAGTCGGAGGGAGGGGACTTCGATCACGGGCTCGCCGCCTTCGAAGTCGGAGGGAGGGGACTTCGATCACGGGCTCGCCGCCTTCGAAGTCGGAGGGAGGGGACTTCGATCACGGGCTCGCCGCCTTCGAAGTCGGAGGGAGGGGACTTCGATCACGGGCTCGCCGCCTTCGAAGTCGGAGGGAGGGGACTTCGATCACGGGCTCGCCGCCTTCGAAGTCGGAGGGAGGGGACTTCGATCACGGGCTCGCCGCCTTCGAAGTCGGAGGGAGGGGACTTCGATCACGGGCTCGCCGCCTTCGATATCAAAGACGCCAGGCTCGATCACGAAGGGGGGCGGCCTCGTCGACGAACGCACCGAGGTTGCCAGCGAGGTCCGTTGCTTCGTCTACGTTGTCGCGGATAGGTATTTGTCTTTACGTGTCCGCGAGTACGTTCCAGGCTCGCAC
Protein-coding sequences here:
- a CDS encoding outer membrane protein assembly factor BamB family protein translates to MYRHLDPHAPLLVLAFGGYVIAVERRTGKLVWQQQYHEPYTARLLFAPGRVLLGYHKELVCLAYTTGQVLWRTAVPTSTDSIVVDGDEIFFGAVGEAGCVDVNTGALLWHHPFTGMGTSAVALGVPGNVAQIDRSR
- a CDS encoding ATP-grasp domain-containing protein, with the protein product MRHTIDHFLRRMCEPEAVPRITLISDLDRAFDIHADPRNVAMIKRRHTFWTKLARLRSWDLSVRHAGALDASLGDVRGSVCWIDLPMLPRESYRALFDRVSAQKPACVLDAPDDVERVLGLDRSYPVLTRAGIPTPRTAFLRVDDACAAAIDSPAAVRSKLTEAIYNALSDAEIDPHEGIFVRGFYSSTKSTNPEHYFGNNQADIEATVFEVIRRLRVALDVGGLALREHIDLERIELPALAGARDAIRVPFEVRLTVLGGRLLMASYHGPFEVLADEPRHALESALAARRWVVDDAVRALAPALLAADLPPNYVADLAFLRGGGPVVLELNPLYAAGYNVPAAHALLVAALGADLARRAGYAESTQAEILESAAELIGGRVEQSPGVMWPLPNLAQRGASPP
- a CDS encoding AAA family ATPase: MLFIPNYFELDKIHEGPGVAIFRALRDNDRAPVVIKVTRGERPHPRELARLRHEHAILRMLEGPGVIKAHALLRVGAGLALVLEDTGGASLALRLRRGPLELRACLDIALALARILDGVHARGVIHKDVNPNNVLVGERPSDVRLIDFGIATLLSHESAPTGGHAFLEGTLSYIAPEQTGLLRRTVDSRADLYSLGATIYEMLTGAPPFDEQDPIDLVHSHAARVPAPPHERRRGIPDVLSAIVMKLLAKAAEDRYQQAAALAADLSRCVAALDAGGDIEAFELGRRDIRDTLTIPEKLYGRETEVAALLSTFDRMSRGGAAEIVLLAGAAGVGKSVLVQEVQRTLALRGGQLVAGKFDALRRDMPFSAFTQIFRELVKGVLSEPPDRFAERRSALLAALGEGGALLIDLVPELERVIGPQPPAPPAGPVEAQNRLGMLMQSFVRALSGPQRMLVFFIDDLQWADAASLWLMRLLTTDPAGSAVVLMGAYRDTEVDDTHPLRMTLREIRKQGVIPTELAIRPLDEESVVRLLGDTLPRSAPERLRTLAGQLGAKTGGNPFFLSQLLLALHRDGLFRVDRAEGKWTWDDAEIAAAPIADNVADLMAARLGQLDLRAQQMVSIAACIGREFDLATLHAIAGEPPGRVAASLWPALREGFLVPLDQDYLLLPTSEDGEVPSVAPGFYPSDATAVDGETAINARYRFLHDRVEQAAYALASAEVRAGVHLRIGRRLHRALGEGARPEELFDAARQLNAGAAHLQDGEEKRAVARLNLQAGRAAKGQGAYSEAAAFLAAGVALIHDEGWVDEDDLSFALVRDQAECEAMAGRSAQADALIDIILGRAGRAWQRADAYGVRAIMYTSLGRFSEAMDAGRAGLALLGVDLPRTPEEAEETATREAERIDRLLTEGGSGALLASPELKDPEELAAARILPDLLVPAYCIDIRFWKLVLATQTLRGMTRGHCGPTAQSYVSYGFYLAGALGRYAESRVFGEVGLTLAEAHGDPALLCKVTQSFATFAGYAHPLRGVLPHFARARQLSLQSGELVYGSFACVFVPVTLFRLGDPLDVVTAEARRSSAILKRIQNPMSSAQLLAIQQTIACMRGDTESPTSFNDGTFDEAAWVAGLDPVMMGFVRVLYFTYKTLTLFLHDRPSAALPLIESAEEAAGAVVGHHWPTDLPFYASLVLAAVHADAKPEERPRLLDRLARYREKLSSLADACPENTAHRHALVAAEIARLEGRPGEAMDAYEQAIALAGKHGFTQDEAIANELYGLFFLGRGQSKNARTYLTEAHYGYLRWGATIKVAQLERKHRALLSTPDVPPAPAVGVGATTLSIRSTVGKLLDLTTAVRAAQALSGEIVLDQLIERLMRIILANAGAERGFLILDRGGAWVVEARFQVSPDLVESRLDTPLEARADLAQSIVRYVARTQEPLVLESAARDPRFAADAHVRSAAPQSVLAVALIHQGRCRGVLYLEHNRTAGAFAEERLEFLQMLCAQAVISIENAMLYDRLQSMSAELRELNQHLEQGIARRTEELSAAKERLERELEERAQAETARAALQEEIIQMQSARLEELSMPLIPIMEEILVLPLIGTMDTQRAEAMMQAVLHGAQAHRARTVIIDVTGMKRVDARAAGALLQSASALRLIGAEVVLTGMRPDFARAIVDLDLDLAAIVTKGTLQSGIAYAMGRARRRN
- a CDS encoding nuclear transport factor 2 family protein — encoded protein: MSGKAQIRQKLEIHDLVARFADLVNRKAMNEMHHLFTPDAVLDITGFQHIVGRANIITFLTDILSLWSGIVQAVHSGTVELVPDTHPQRATGRWYLTEFGVKESVDTYVGGVYSDDYVRTASGFRFTRRRFDLLYMRAGTTVTAQPFPSDLP
- a CDS encoding DUF4350 domain-containing protein → MMKRILCMGLFIVGLVHCSGGENGATTSPGGQGGGAGGSSSSAGGNGGMNAGGGGAGGEGGIVFPSGSGGGSCTPVSAVETVCDGKDDDCNGRVDDVDVGKDGICDCLRLGIVGSPGSKPSSNFQAWLAARGTSVERTHQTPAEVFDAAFLDKYDVIIFDRLARTYTAEEANALTAWVEMRGGFVSMTGYTDAAPDFYTNTLLAPFGLEYQPGLHSEPVTMFAAHPVTAGLSSVTFQGGYLVKDLGGSSGTSAAIGSISAGPVAFAHERGKGRAVVWGDEWIEYDSEWQSLPEIEQLWVNILAWIGPQDSCQVTVPK